CCACATCAAGGCCTTCGATCTCGTCTGCTGTGCCCATATGCATGAACACCGGGGGGTCGAAGAACTGGATGGCGTCAGGATCGTCAACCCCGGACCGGCGTCTGAGGGGAACTGCGCCATGATCCATTTCGGCGACGAACCCGGCGATTTCACGATCGAACTGCTCACCCTGTGAGCAGTTCGAGATAGGACTGCGGGATGTGTTCGCCTTCGATCCCGAGTTCTCCTTTTATCTCGTCGATCCGGCGTTCGGCCTCGTCATCGCACTGATGGGCCATCACCTCGATCTCGACAAAACTGCCGAGTCCTTCGACCTGGTCGAGGGCGATGGTCGCAGAACCGAGGGCGAACTCCTCGCGGTTTTTATAGACCTCTGCAGACCGGAGGAACCCGAGGCGCTGCAGGATATTCTCGGCCACCTCCCCGGATTCGACCGATAGATTGAACTCTTCACGGGTTTTGGCGCCGGCAGTCACGATCTTCGGGCCCTTGTAGGTGATCGTGCACCTCTCCCCCTCATACCGGATCCTGAGCGCCTCGTCGGTCGCGACGAAGTCCCGCTGCGGGTGGTTGTAATAGACGTCCCGCTGATCGCTGAATGTGGGTGATGACGCTCCAATCTGGAGAAGCCGCGCCCGCACCTTCGGCAGATCGGCGACCCGGATCTTTGCCTCTATCTCGTACATAATGTCACCACTTTAAGTATCTTCGTCGTGACTTGATATAGACAGGGTGTATCCCATGGCAATTCAGGAAGGAGACATCATCAGACTCAATTATACCGCCCGTGTGGATGGCGACATCTTCGACACCACGATTGAGGCGGATGCCGAAGAGGCGGGAATCAAGAGCCAGCAGAAGACCTACGAACCGATTGTCGTCAGAGTCGGCAGCGGTCACGTGATTCCGGGGCTGGACGAGGCGCTTATCGGCAAGGAGATCGGCGAGAACTATTCCGTCGATGTGCCGCCCGAGAAGGGCTTTGGCCCCCACAACAAGGACCTCGTCGAATCGGTGAACGCCACCCAGTTCAGGGAGAAACCGAAGGTCGGCATGCGCGTCCAGACCGGTGAACGCGAGGGCGTTGTTGTGAACGTCGTCGGCAAGCGCGCCGTTGTCGACTTCAACCACCCATTCGCCGGGCAGGACCTCGCCTACACCTTCACCGTCGAGGGGATCGTCGAGGACGTCATCGAGAAGGCGCAGGGATTCGTCAAGCTCTTCTCAGGCCGCGACATGGAGATGGTCTTCATCGACGGCAACCTCACGATCAACCTCCCGGCCGGGATCAACTATGACCGCCGCTGGACAATGGCCCGCGGCATCGTCGTCCACCAGGTCTTCGAGTTCATCCCTGAAGTGCAGGACATCGTCTTCGTCGAGACCTTCCACCGCCCGGTAATCCCGGAAGAGGAAGCGGCCGAAGAACCTGCTGAGACCGAACCCGCAGAAGAATAACCTCCCCCCAGGGGACCTTTTTTTTATTTCAGAAAAACGGGTGTGTGCCCGGTTCAGGCAAGTGGATAACGGAGCAGGGCAGCGATGCCGCCGAGGGCCTCGAGGCGGCTGCCGGGCTCGAAATCTGAACTGAACACGACCACGTTTGCACCAATCCGTTCGGCGGATTCAAGAACCCCGGCGACTGATGCGTCCCTGACGAGTTCGTCCAGCACCAGCACCTCCTCTGCCGCACCATAGTCGATCGAACGGGCCACCTCCTCCCGCCCGTAGGCAACCGCACCCCCGCTGCCGATCCGTTTCAGCACCTCGTCCATCCGGGTCACCTCCCGGGCGAGCTGCAGGTCCCCGGCGAGTCGTTCGAGCACCCCCTGCCCGATGACGTCCTGGACGGCGCCGCGGCCGATCCGCCGGGTCTCGACGGTGACCACCCGTTCGGCAAGGTCGGGGTCCCGCCCTTTGAGAAACCGCAGGAAGTCCTCCTTGACAAACCCCGGACCGGCGATCACCACCGGACCGGTGATGTCCCTGAGGGAGGCGAGGGCGTCAGTGAAAAATTGCGTTCTCCCGTCGATATCCGCCCGTTTCCCGCTGCCGGCCGTGATCGTGACCACCCGCTCGGGGCCGTACTGCCTGATCCTGAAGACCTCAGCCTCGCCCTCCTCGACCGTCAGCACATGGATCACATTGTGGAGCGATGCAGAGACCGCACGGTCCACCCGTTCAAGGTCGTAGGGTCGCCACAGCCGGATCACCGATATCTCATAACCGGGTTCGACATTGAGGGTATGATAGGAGGAGACGTCCACACCGGACTCGATCACCCCGCCGACCCTGAGGCGCTGCGCCGAGGGGTGGAACTCGACCCGTTCCACCCTGAGACCAAGTCTGACCGGGCGTTTTTCGGCCTTTTCCGGTCTGATCTTGTCTGTGGCCGAATCCACGGTGCGCAATGTGGTCGCAAACACCAGGTTGCCCGGGGCGATGAGGTGCTTCAGGTGCCAGAGATCGTCGAGCGATTCCGGAAACAGCCGGATCTCACCGTATGAGCGTTTCAGTTCGCCGAATTCAGCCTTCATTCTCTCCCCTGATATCGGACTCGCCGGGCGGGACAAAGGCGGCGATCGCCTCCGTGTTCAGCACCGGTCGCATGCTCTTCCAGACGGCGTCGCCGACCCGCTCCTTCAGTATGCGGGTCGCTTTCTTCGCCACGTCGTTGGGGCCGAAGGTGCCGGGGAGGAGCTCCACATACTGGTCGGTGCGGGCCTTCACCGCCTGGATGGGACCGCCGATCACCGCCACCTCGGGCTGCACCTGCACCCCGATCGCCACGCCCAGGGGTGCGTCCCGCACATAACGCCGTTCGCCGCGGACGATGAAACCGCCCCGTGCAACGAACTCGCCGGCCTCGGCGGTCTTGCTCACCTGGTCCGGGCGGGCGAAATAGACGTCGGCGGAGAAATGTCCCGCCTTCCACGCATTGGAGTATGACGCCGCAAACGGGGCCACCTCGTCCTCAAGATGCCCGGTCTCGCCCTTGATGATCACCACCGACCCGCCGTGGACATCGGCATGGGCGAAGGTGTCCTTCCCCTCCATGTAACGCCTGACGAGTTCTTCGTTCTGGGAGGCGTCCCGCCCGCCGATGACGAGGGTGCCGTCAGAGGTGTAGAACCACCTGAAGCGGTGGAACCATTTCTTCTTCATGGGGCGGAGCACCTCTTTTGGCTTCTCCTTCCGCTTCGGGGCGCCACGCGCCATGGCCGCAATGGCGCCCTCCTTCTTCTTTTTGAACTTCTTTATCTGGGCATAATAGCGTTCGAGGTTTGCCTCCACGCTCTCGTGGACCCGGATCGTCACGCGTTCCCCGATATCGATATCGACGGCGGCGTCTGCCGGGTGGACCGCCATGATGGTCCGGGCAGCGGGAAGGTCACTCTTTTTCAGCACGCCCTCGATCTCCTGCCAGGACATGCCGGCGCTCGCCCGATCGAGGGTCGTGATCACTTCCTGCACCAGGGGATAGTGCATATAGACCGCCTCGACAATCCGCTCGGCGCGGGCGATCTTTGCGTCGAACTTTTTGATCGCCTCCTCCTGCTGCCGACGGATCACCTCCTCCCGCGTGAGCTTCGGCCGTTTTTCAGCGGCCCTGACCTCCGCATGGGGGACGGGCGGATAGTAGGCCTCAAGTGCCTCATTGTATCTCGAAAAACGCTGTTTCACCTCGCCAATGCCGGCGATGGGCCAGCACCCGCTATCGGTGATCACCGGTTCGCGCATCGCCGTCACCCTCCCGATCACCTCTCCGAGGGCCGCATGGATAACGGCGGCATCGACAGATACTGCCGGTGTGTTTTTGTCGGCGCCTGCGGTGCTGCAGACGAGTTCGGCATAGGCGCCACCGAGCAGGCACCCAACGGCAAGCGTGCGGACGATATCACGCTCTGAGGCCGCACACATCTCCCCGAATGCCTGCAGGTCAAGCCCGCTGCAGTCCGTCCCCTCGGGAAGCGCATAGACCTCCCCCGGAACAACGGCCCGGTCCCTGAAGCGGTGGTGCCAGAGCGGTTTGATGATCACCCCGGCATCGTCGAGGAGGACGGCGTTTCCCTCATCGAAGAGTTCGACCACAAGCCTCAGCGTCCCTCCCTTCTTGCCGATGTCGATATAGAAGATTCTCTGGAGGCCGTACTGCCCGATGGCGGTGACCCGTCCGCCCTCCAGATGTTTCCTGAGGAGCATGGCATAACTCGGGGGCATCTTCGGCGATTCGGGAAGCGACGAAACCAGGTGCGCCCGCCGCCCGACCTCAATGAAAAAATGATATTTCGCGCCTCCCTCGCCGTTGAGCCGGATTCCAAGTGTTTTTGAATCGTACTGATAGATCTTCCCAATCCAGAGCGGGAGCATTTCAGAGAGTTCACTCGTCATTGCCCTGACGTCCATGCCGCTCATACCCTGTATGTTTGCCATCGGTTATACCAACTTAAATATGGGCCGAGCACAAAAAATACTCTACTGATGCATGATGAGTGAGGCGGAGATTGTGCAAACGGCGCCTGAAGTGCGCAAAGAAAAGGGTGAGAAGAATCGGGAGCAGAAACAGGCGGAACACATACAGCGCATACACCGGACACTGGTCGCCTGTTTCATGGGCATCGCCGCCGGACTGCTCTCATATTACCTCTCTGGAAGTGTTGATCCCGCCACCGGCATGCAGCCGAACCAGATCATCGGTGTCCTCTTCCTGATGGCCGGTGTCGTCTTCCAGAAACACATCTTCATGCTGATCCGGATCGACTACACCGAACTGGGCAATAAGGACTGGTTCTATCAGGCATTCATGACCTTCGCCCTCTGGTTTATCTCGTGGTCCGTCATGCTCACCACAACCACCCAGTGATCACCCATGCGAATCGCCGTCGTTCATAAAGACAATTGCCATCCAAAGAAGTGCGGAACCGAATGCATCATCTACTGCCCGCGGGTCAGGAGCGGTGATGAGACCGTCTTCCTGGGAGAGGACGGCAAGGCCTCGATATCCGAGGAACTCTGTGTGGGGTGCGGCATCTGTGTCAAGAAGTGCCCCTTTGAGGCAATCGATATTGTAAACCTCCCTGAAGAACTCGAGTATCCGACCCATCGCTATGGCCCGAACACCTTTGCCCTCTATGGTCTTCCCATCCCGGTCGAGGGGAAGGTGACCGGGATCCTGGGCCCCAATGGTATCGGGAAGTCCACCTCCCTCCAGATCCTCTCCGGACAGATCCGCCCGAACCTCGGGCGTTTCGAGGAGACGGCATCCTGGGACGAGGTGTTCAGGCGGTTCACCGGCACCGAACTCTTCGATTACCTCAGGCACATCTCAGGCAAGGAGATCCGGGTTGCCGTCAAGCCGCAGTATATCACGCAGATCCCGAAGGCCTTCTCAGGCACGGTGCGCTCCCTGCTCACCAGGACCGATGAACGGGGTGTGCTCGACCATCTTATCGAGGAACTCACCCTCTCGTCCATCCTGGACCGCGAGATCTCGAACCTCTCTGGCGGCGAACTCCAGCGGGTGGCGATCGCCGCCTGCCTGGCTCGGGAGGCCGATTTCTATTTCCTCGACGAGATCACGCCATACCTGGACATCTACCAGCGGATGGCCGCCGCCAACCTGATCAGGGAGGTGGCGACACACCGCCCGGTGGTGATCGTCGAGCATGACCTGGCCATCCTGGATATGCTCGCCGACACCGTGCATATCGGCTACGGCAAACCGGCGGTCTTTGGTGTGATCACCGGGCCGAAGGGTGTGCGGATCGGGATCAACGAATACCTCGAAGGGTATCTCCCGGAGGAGAACGTGCGCTTCAGGGAGTACGCCGTTGTCTTTGAGAAGCGTGCCCATTCCGACGATACCACCCGCGAACCCCTCTTCGAGTTCCCGGAGATGACGAAGGGCTACGACCCCTTCAGGCTCACGGTCAGGGGCGGCGAGATCCGGAAGGGTGAGGTGCTCGGCCTCGTGGGTCCGAACGGTATCGGAAAGTCGACCTTTGCAAAACTGCTGGCCGGAGTCGAGGCACCGGACGGCGGACCGCTGGAGGAGAACATCAAGATCTCCTATAAGCCGCAGTATGTGAAGGCGACCTCCGGCGACACCGTCGAGTTTACGCTGAGGAGCATCACCAACCGGTTCGACTCCTCCTACTACCAGCACGAGGTGATCGAGCCCCTGGCCCTCAGGCAGATCCTCCAGTCGCCCCTCGACACCCTTTCAGGCGGCGAACTCCAGCGTGTGGCCATCGCCGCCTGCCTCTCGCGCGATGCCGACCTCTATATCCTGGACGAACCGAGCGCCCACCTGGACGTGGAGCAGCGGATGAACCTGGTGCGCGTGCTCAAGCACCATGCCGAAGGAAAGGAGTGCGGTGTACTCGTCATCGACCACGACATCTATCTCATCGATATGATCTCTGAGCGTATCGTGGTCTTCGACGGCGAACCCGGTGTGGCTGGCGAGGCCAAGGGGCCATTCTCGATGCGGGAAGGCATGAACCTCTTCCTCTCCAATCTCGGCGTCACCTTCCGCCGGGACAAGAGCGGACGCCCCCGCATCAACAAACCCGAATCGTTCCTGGACCGCGAGCAGCGCTCAAAGGGCGAGTACTATTACGCCAGGGCCGATGAGTAGCGGCTCAAGCGATTATCCTTTTTTGAAGATCCCCCGGTCGATGCGATAGTGACCGGGACGATTCTCTGCGACATCTCTGGATGTGAGAATGTCCCTAATACCATTCTTGAGTGAAGAAGCACCGGGAATAACCTCCTGAACTCCCCCGAATCGTTGGTTCCATCAATCCTGGTCCTATCGCACGGGGGATGGGTCCGGGAGGGGTTCTCCCATCCCGGTCAGGGGTGGATCGAATGCTGGAGTACGCACGGGACAGGGGGTTCCGCCCCCTGTTCCCCCCGGTCAATGTGATAGGGGCCGGGACGATTCTCTGCGACATCTCTGGATGCGAGAGCGTCCCGGATACAATTCTGGAATGAAGAGGCACCGGGAAAAATCTCCTGAACTCTCCCACCTGAATGGTTCCATCAATCCTGGCCCTATCGCACGGGGGCGGGTCCGGGAGGGGTTCTCCCCTCCCGGTCAGGGGCGGATCATTCTTCTTAAAAGTCGCGTTGTCCAGAATGGTTCCAGGCGATGAACTCCCGGATCAGTTTTGCTGCCACCGCCGCCGTCTGGCCGTCATCGATCGGGCAGACCTCGACGTAGTCAAAACCCGTTGCCTGCGCCGCTAACGTGCGGACGACCGATCGGAGGTCCCACGGCGAGAGCCCGAAGGGTTCGGGCGTCCCGAGTCCGGGAGTGAGGCAGCAGTCGATGGCATCGGCGTCGATAGAGAGATACACACTCCTGTCGCCGACGATCCCGCGCACCTCCTTTAGAACGGATTCGATCCCGACTCTTCGCACATCGTCCGCCGTAAAGAGATGGAGGTCTTGCGCCAGCTCAAACTCCTGGCGAGTGCCGCTCCGTGCGCCGATGATAACGATCTCCTCCACACCGAGGTCCATCACCCGCCGCGTGGCGCAGGCATGGTTCCAGGGCGTGCCGCCATACTCGTCCCTGAGATCGAGATGGGCGTCGAGGACGACAAAGCAATCCGCTCCCACCGCCTCAACGGCGGCAGGGGTGATCGTGTGCTCGCCGCCGATCATCACCGGCACCTTGCCGTCGCCGGCGATCATGGCGACCGTCTCACGCACGCTCTCCAGCACCGGTTCGGGAACGGCATACACCTCGAGGTCGCCCAGGTCATGGATTGCGACGTCCATCAGGTCCACGCCCACTGCCGGCAGATAGGTCTCGAAGTTATAGGAGATCGCCCTGATCTCGCGGGGAGCGGCGCGCGATCCCGGACGATACGAGGAGGTTCCGTCGAACGGGACGCCGAAGATCACATAATCTGCATCGCTGTATTCAGCCGATGCGTCCGCAAAAAGAGTATTGGAGAAAACTTCCATACCGGGATCAGAGGTCCAGCTTCTTCTTGCCGAGTGCCTCGATATACGGCACTTCCTTGCCTGCTTCCATCGTTGCCGCAACGTCGTCAGGGACCACCATCTCAAACATGGCGAAGTCCTTGATGTCCATCAGCTGGACGGTGTTTCCGGCGACCGAGATGACCTGTCCCATCTTGCGCTCGACGACCGGCACATAGACCTTTGCCGAAACCGGCTGAACGATCGAGCGTTTCTGTCCGTCAAAGATGCCGACGACATCGATACGCGCCTTGGCCGCGCCGTGTTTGCCGGGCTTTGAGGTGGCGATGGAGAGGATCTTGCAGGGTTCGTCATCGACCACAACGTAGCGGCCTTCCTTTAATTTTCCAGTTTCAGTCTGTTCCTTCATCGAGTTCACGCTCGCAGTAATAATTTATCTTTACGGCAATAGATAAATACAACGCACGGGCGTTTGCATGGACTTCATTAGATGGTGCGGTGAAATCGCCGATCAGGTCAGCGATACGATCAAAGATCTCGCCGGAAACACGGAGGGCAGCAGGTATATCAGGATGGGCGCCGACGGCACCCCGACCGAGCGGATAGACGAGGCTGCCGAGGCGTGCGTCCTTGAAGGACTGCGGGAGAACCCCTTCTGCAGCCACCTGCTCTCTGAGGAACTCGGGCGGGTCTGGATCGGGGGAGAGGGAGGCACCGTCTATCTCGATCCGATCGACGGATCCTACAATGCAGTTCATAACATCCCGTTCTATACGATATCGATTGCATACGGTGAGAACGGCCGTCTGATGAAGGGTTATATCCGGGACCTCTGCAACGGCGAGACCTTCTCGGCCGTCGAGGGGGAGGGTGCGTACCTGGACGGGCGACCGATCACCGTCTCGAAGACCGCCCTCCTGGAGGAGAGCGCCCTCTCTGTCTACGGAAGAAAGTTCGACCCCGGCACCGTGCTCCACCTCGGGGAAAAGGTGCGGCGGTGGCGTCTCCTCGGCGCCTCCTCCCTTGAACTCGCCTATGTCGCCTGTGGACGTCTCGACGGTTTTGTGGACGTGAGAAATACCCTGAGGGTCACCGACGCCGCTGCCGGCATCGTCCTCTGCCAGGAGGCCGGAGGCATGGTGAGCGGTGCCGGTGGCGAAGCGGTGCATTTCCCAGACGATGTGCGTGTCGGCCGGTGCCTTGTGGCCACAAACGGGAATCTCCATTCCAAGATCGTCGAATACCTGAGGTGAAGAGATGAAAGCGCTTCTGATGTCCAGGATCGACAATCCGGATGTTCTCGCCTATGCCGGGGAGATCGAAGAACTCCTCATCTCGATGGGTTATCAGGTCAGGCTTGAAGGAGGAACGGCCATTGCACTTGGGCGGGAGAACGAGGGCGAATGGCTTGACAGGACCGATGCGGACATCATCGTCACCTTCGGCGGCGACGGCACGGTCCTTCTGGCCGTCCAGCAGATGGTCCGCCAGATCCCGGTGATCGGGATCAACAAGGGGCATGTCGGTTTTCTTGCCGAACTCGAGGCGGCGGAGGTGCCGGAATTTTTCTCCGGTCTGAAGGAGAGAATGCGGATCGAGCGAAGGATGCGGATATCCCTCTCGATGGACGGGAAAACGATCGGCGACGCCCTGAACGAGGCGGTGATCGTCACCGCCCGCCCGGCCAAGATGCTCAGGTTCACGATCATCATCGACGATGTCGAGGTCGAGGAGTTCAGGGCGGACGGTCTGATCATCGCCACACCCACGGGCTCCACCGCCTATGCCATGAGCGGCGGCGGTCCGATCGTCGATCCGAAATGTGACGGATTCCTCCTCGTCCCGCTCGCCCCCTACATGCTCTCGAACCGCCCGCATTTCATCGACAGCAGCCGAAACCTCCGCATCCGTCTCGAGAGTTTCAAACCCGCCCAGATCGTGCTCGATGGTCAGGGCGGCACCACCATCGGCAGCGGGACGGAGATCATGGTGTGCCGTTCCGACGCTCCGGCCCTCTTTGTCGATGCCGGCAAGAATTTTTTCCTGAAAGTGCGCGAAAAACTCCATAACCTTTGAAACTGCTCACAACCACAGGTTTATCTCATGTGAAAGAGAGCATAGAGAGTGGAGGAATTGAAATGAGTGATATCAGGACAGAAATCAATTTTGAAGAAGTATCAGAGACGCTGAAGCACTATCTCGGTCTCTCCGGGTCTCCAGTGGCGGTGAAGTTCGCCCAGACCGCAGAGCAGATCCCCGAGGGAATGGAGGCGCTTGCCGAACCGACCCGGCACTGCCAGATGGTCAGCTGGGCCAGAAAGGACGGTAAGATCTTCTATGCGAGCGCAGACAAGCATGCCTGCCAGGGTGGGGCATGGGCGCTGGGGTTCAAGGAACTCACGCCAAGCCTGAAGACCGGCGAATTCTACTTCAAGCTCGGCAAATTCGACACCTGGGCCGCCTGCAAGCGCACCATCGACCGTGTGCCGCATGTCGAATCAGGAACGACCTATGCGACCCTCTATGCACCGCTCGAGAAGACGCCCTTCACGCCAACGGTGGTGCTCATCGTCACAACGCCGCGGGCGATGCTCAAACTTGCCCAGAGCGTGCTCTACAAACTCGGCGGACGGATCGAGTCGAACTTCGCCGGCATCCAGTCGGTCTGCGCCGACACCACCGCCCAGACTTACCTGAACGGTCGGGTGAACTTCTCCCTTGGCTGCGACGGTTCGAGGAAGTTCTCGGGGATCGCCGAGGAAGAGATGGTCATGGGCATCCCGGTGGAACT
This genomic interval from Methanofollis fontis contains the following:
- a CDS encoding bifunctional fructose-bisphosphatase/inositol-phosphate phosphatase, with product MDFIRWCGEIADQVSDTIKDLAGNTEGSRYIRMGADGTPTERIDEAAEACVLEGLRENPFCSHLLSEELGRVWIGGEGGTVYLDPIDGSYNAVHNIPFYTISIAYGENGRLMKGYIRDLCNGETFSAVEGEGAYLDGRPITVSKTALLEESALSVYGRKFDPGTVLHLGEKVRRWRLLGASSLELAYVACGRLDGFVDVRNTLRVTDAAAGIVLCQEAGGMVSGAGGEAVHFPDDVRVGRCLVATNGNLHSKIVEYLR
- a CDS encoding NAD(+)/NADH kinase, whose protein sequence is MKALLMSRIDNPDVLAYAGEIEELLISMGYQVRLEGGTAIALGRENEGEWLDRTDADIIVTFGGDGTVLLAVQQMVRQIPVIGINKGHVGFLAELEAAEVPEFFSGLKERMRIERRMRISLSMDGKTIGDALNEAVIVTARPAKMLRFTIIIDDVEVEEFRADGLIIATPTGSTAYAMSGGGPIVDPKCDGFLLVPLAPYMLSNRPHFIDSSRNLRIRLESFKPAQIVLDGQGGTTIGSGTEIMVCRSDAPALFVDAGKNFFLKVREKLHNL
- the rqcH gene encoding ribosome rescue protein RqcH is translated as MANIQGMSGMDVRAMTSELSEMLPLWIGKIYQYDSKTLGIRLNGEGGAKYHFFIEVGRRAHLVSSLPESPKMPPSYAMLLRKHLEGGRVTAIGQYGLQRIFYIDIGKKGGTLRLVVELFDEGNAVLLDDAGVIIKPLWHHRFRDRAVVPGEVYALPEGTDCSGLDLQAFGEMCAASERDIVRTLAVGCLLGGAYAELVCSTAGADKNTPAVSVDAAVIHAALGEVIGRVTAMREPVITDSGCWPIAGIGEVKQRFSRYNEALEAYYPPVPHAEVRAAEKRPKLTREEVIRRQQEEAIKKFDAKIARAERIVEAVYMHYPLVQEVITTLDRASAGMSWQEIEGVLKKSDLPAARTIMAVHPADAAVDIDIGERVTIRVHESVEANLERYYAQIKKFKKKKEGAIAAMARGAPKRKEKPKEVLRPMKKKWFHRFRWFYTSDGTLVIGGRDASQNEELVRRYMEGKDTFAHADVHGGSVVIIKGETGHLEDEVAPFAASYSNAWKAGHFSADVYFARPDQVSKTAEAGEFVARGGFIVRGERRYVRDAPLGVAIGVQVQPEVAVIGGPIQAVKARTDQYVELLPGTFGPNDVAKKATRILKERVGDAVWKSMRPVLNTEAIAAFVPPGESDIRGENEG
- a CDS encoding mRNA surveillance protein pelota; this translates as MKAEFGELKRSYGEIRLFPESLDDLWHLKHLIAPGNLVFATTLRTVDSATDKIRPEKAEKRPVRLGLRVERVEFHPSAQRLRVGGVIESGVDVSSYHTLNVEPGYEISVIRLWRPYDLERVDRAVSASLHNVIHVLTVEEGEAEVFRIRQYGPERVVTITAGSGKRADIDGRTQFFTDALASLRDITGPVVIAGPGFVKEDFLRFLKGRDPDLAERVVTVETRRIGRGAVQDVIGQGVLERLAGDLQLAREVTRMDEVLKRIGSGGAVAYGREEVARSIDYGAAEEVLVLDELVRDASVAGVLESAERIGANVVVFSSDFEPGSRLEALGGIAALLRYPLA
- a CDS encoding translation initiation factor IF-5A, giving the protein MKEQTETGKLKEGRYVVVDDEPCKILSIATSKPGKHGAAKARIDVVGIFDGQKRSIVQPVSAKVYVPVVERKMGQVISVAGNTVQLMDIKDFAMFEMVVPDDVAATMEAGKEVPYIEALGKKKLDL
- the cyaB gene encoding class IV adenylate cyclase, which codes for MYEIEAKIRVADLPKVRARLLQIGASSPTFSDQRDVYYNHPQRDFVATDEALRIRYEGERCTITYKGPKIVTAGAKTREEFNLSVESGEVAENILQRLGFLRSAEVYKNREEFALGSATIALDQVEGLGSFVEIEVMAHQCDDEAERRIDEIKGELGIEGEHIPQSYLELLTG
- a CDS encoding DUF169 domain-containing protein, which encodes MSDIRTEINFEEVSETLKHYLGLSGSPVAVKFAQTAEQIPEGMEALAEPTRHCQMVSWARKDGKIFYASADKHACQGGAWALGFKELTPSLKTGEFYFKLGKFDTWAACKRTIDRVPHVESGTTYATLYAPLEKTPFTPTVVLIVTTPRAMLKLAQSVLYKLGGRIESNFAGIQSVCADTTAQTYLNGRVNFSLGCDGSRKFSGIAEEEMVMGIPVELLPEIVEAIKIVTGAPGSV
- a CDS encoding EMC6-like membrane protein; amino-acid sequence: MMSEAEIVQTAPEVRKEKGEKNREQKQAEHIQRIHRTLVACFMGIAAGLLSYYLSGSVDPATGMQPNQIIGVLFLMAGVVFQKHIFMLIRIDYTELGNKDWFYQAFMTFALWFISWSVMLTTTTQ
- a CDS encoding FKBP-type peptidyl-prolyl cis-trans isomerase; this encodes MAIQEGDIIRLNYTARVDGDIFDTTIEADAEEAGIKSQQKTYEPIVVRVGSGHVIPGLDEALIGKEIGENYSVDVPPEKGFGPHNKDLVESVNATQFREKPKVGMRVQTGEREGVVVNVVGKRAVVDFNHPFAGQDLAYTFTVEGIVEDVIEKAQGFVKLFSGRDMEMVFIDGNLTINLPAGINYDRRWTMARGIVVHQVFEFIPEVQDIVFVETFHRPVIPEEEAAEEPAETEPAEE
- a CDS encoding ribosome biogenesis/translation initiation ATPase RLI; translated protein: MRIAVVHKDNCHPKKCGTECIIYCPRVRSGDETVFLGEDGKASISEELCVGCGICVKKCPFEAIDIVNLPEELEYPTHRYGPNTFALYGLPIPVEGKVTGILGPNGIGKSTSLQILSGQIRPNLGRFEETASWDEVFRRFTGTELFDYLRHISGKEIRVAVKPQYITQIPKAFSGTVRSLLTRTDERGVLDHLIEELTLSSILDREISNLSGGELQRVAIAACLAREADFYFLDEITPYLDIYQRMAAANLIREVATHRPVVIVEHDLAILDMLADTVHIGYGKPAVFGVITGPKGVRIGINEYLEGYLPEENVRFREYAVVFEKRAHSDDTTREPLFEFPEMTKGYDPFRLTVRGGEIRKGEVLGLVGPNGIGKSTFAKLLAGVEAPDGGPLEENIKISYKPQYVKATSGDTVEFTLRSITNRFDSSYYQHEVIEPLALRQILQSPLDTLSGGELQRVAIAACLSRDADLYILDEPSAHLDVEQRMNLVRVLKHHAEGKECGVLVIDHDIYLIDMISERIVVFDGEPGVAGEAKGPFSMREGMNLFLSNLGVTFRRDKSGRPRINKPESFLDREQRSKGEYYYARADE
- the speB gene encoding agmatinase, producing the protein MEVFSNTLFADASAEYSDADYVIFGVPFDGTSSYRPGSRAAPREIRAISYNFETYLPAVGVDLMDVAIHDLGDLEVYAVPEPVLESVRETVAMIAGDGKVPVMIGGEHTITPAAVEAVGADCFVVLDAHLDLRDEYGGTPWNHACATRRVMDLGVEEIVIIGARSGTRQEFELAQDLHLFTADDVRRVGIESVLKEVRGIVGDRSVYLSIDADAIDCCLTPGLGTPEPFGLSPWDLRSVVRTLAAQATGFDYVEVCPIDDGQTAAVAAKLIREFIAWNHSGQRDF